Proteins co-encoded in one Arachis hypogaea cultivar Tifrunner chromosome 11, arahy.Tifrunner.gnm2.J5K5, whole genome shotgun sequence genomic window:
- the LOC112720614 gene encoding uncharacterized protein codes for MGNCQAAEVATVVIQHPAGNKVEKLYSSINAKDVMNSNPGHYVALVVSSPNLNSQNGTPFKQFKLLRPDDTLLLGQVYRLITFEDVLKEFASKKCGKLGKLLERSGNGVQMKHKGPNPTASNSDFNSIKVEQEIHQMGSNGSSSSSYNKGFGKHFVVGGGSQWRPALQSIAEVGT; via the exons ATGGGGAATTGCCAAGCTGCGGAGGTTGCAACGGTGGTCATTCAGCACCCGGCGGGGAACAAAGTTGAGAAGCTTTATTCGTCGATTAACGCTAAGGACGTTATGAATTCCAATCCTGGCCATTATGTTGCGCTTGTTGTGTCTTCCCCCAATCTCAACTCTCAAAACGGAACGCCATTCAAGCAGTTCAAGCTTCTAAGACCTGATGACACTTTGCTTCTTGGCCAGGTTTATCGTTTGATCACTTTTGAAG ATGTGTTGAAGGAGTTTGCTTCGAAAAAATGCGGTAAGCTTGGGAAACTGCTCGAGAGAAGTGGAAATGGGGTTCAGATGAAGCACAAGGGCCCAAATCCTACTGCTTCAAATTCTGATTTCAATTCCATTAAg GTGGAACAGGAGATTCACCAAATGGGAAGTAatggcagcagcagcagcagctatAACAAAGGTTTTGGAAAGCATTTTGTTGTTGGTGGTGGTAGTCAATGGAGGCCAGCCTTACAGAGCATTGCAGAAGTTGGAACTTGA
- the LOC112720615 gene encoding protein CYSTEINE-RICH TRANSMEMBRANE MODULE 13, with protein MSYYDHQQQPPVGVPPPQGYPPKDAYPPPGYPPAQGYPPPGYPQPGYPPQQAYAPQYAQQPPPRQETGFLEGCLAALCCCCLLDACF; from the exons ATGAGCTACTACGATCATCAGCAACAACCACCAGTGGGTGTTCCTCCTCCACAGG GGTATCCACCAAAGGATGCTTATCCACCTCCAGGGTACCCTCCAGCACAAGGGTACCCACCACCAGGGTACCCCCAACCAGGGTATCCTCCACAACAAGCGTATGCTCCACAGTATGCTCAACAACCTCCTCCTAGACAAGAAACTGGTTTTCTTGAAGGATG TTTAGCGGCACTATGCTGCTGTTGCCTATTGGACGCGTGTTTTTGA